Genomic DNA from Lagenorhynchus albirostris chromosome 20, mLagAlb1.1, whole genome shotgun sequence:
ACCTCTCGTACCTGACATTCTGGAACAAAGGCTGGACTCAGCCCGTTTTTCCTCGCAAACCCTGCCGGGCCTGCTGGAGTTCTCCCAGCTTTCTGCCAGCACAGTCGTCTTCCCCATCTGCTGCTAGTCTGGCTACAGGCCAGGAACTGGGGAGACTCgtgccccaccccccagcaggGAGAGGGTCTGCCCCAAAccagtagctcaggggcactgcttTCCCCCCAGGGAGAGATGACATGCTGGACGTGGAGACCGACGCCTACATTCACTGCGTCAGTGCCTTTGTCAAGCTGGCCCAGAGCGAGTACCAGCTGCTGACGGACGTCATCCCTGAGCACCATCAGAAAAAGACCTTTGACTCTTTGATACAGGTCCTGCCCCTGGGCCCTGACCAGATGCCCCAGCATGAGCTGTCACTGCAGAAGCTTGAGTTCGGTCCGGGCATGCGGTCCACAGCCCTCAACTCCAGCCACTACCTCCACCTCCCATCCTGGGGATCTGTCCTGGGTGGCGTGTCCCGGTCGGGACCTCCCCATTGGGGGCATACTTCCCCCACGCCCCTCCAGGTGCCCTCACCGTCCCTGGGAACCGGCTGtctgccccctcccctgagcCCTCTCCCTGCCCCGCTCTCTCAGGATGCCCTGGACGGGCTGATGCTTGAAGGGGAGAACATCGTGGCTGCTGCCCGGAAGGCCATCATCCGACACGACTTCTCGGCTGTGCTCACCGTCTTCCCCATCCTGCGGCACCTCAAGCAGACCAAGCCTGAGTTTGACCAGGTGCTCCAGGTATGTGGGTGAGGATGCCCTTGGGGACCCCGGAAGGAGGAATCCTGCTGCCCGGCACGGCCCCCCAGGAGAACTGTGTTCTCTACCCCCACGGGTCCGCTCCGAGGGTGAATGGCAGCAGCTTCCTCAGGGTCCCGGGCATGTGGAGGTGCTCTCAGGGTGAGTGAAGAGGGGAGACAGTCCCCTGGGGTGAGGGGCCGGGAAGGAGCAGGGCCCCCGGCACAGCCTGTAGCCGGCTTCTGGCACCCTGTGCAGCCATGTGCTTCCTCAGGGGACGGCGGCCAGCACCAAGAACAAGCTGCCCAGCCTCATCACCTCCATGGAGACCGTTGGAGCCAAAGCGCTGGAGGACTTCGCTGACAACATCAAGGTGCTCTCCCTCCCTTCGCTGCCGTGCAGGACGGCCCGTggggctgtgggcagggctgcCGGTGACCTGGCTTGGAAACTCTTTCTGAAAGCAGGCCTCCAAGAGGGGCGGGCCTGCCCTGTGGGGAAGCCGGCCGTGCTGCTAGTCTCCTGTCAGTGCCCACGGGCCCCCCTTTCTTCCCCAGGGTCTCCAgaggccccccaccccaggtgtcAAGCTCCTGCCCCGCTTTTCCCATGTAGTCATGTCCGTATGTCTGTCCCGCTCACCTTTGTGCCCAAGGGGCATCCTGACACCTGTCTGCCAGGAGGTGGCGCCATGAGCCTGCAGactggggtgtggggtgggcGCGGGACTCCCCGGGAGCTGCTTCAGGGAGTCGGGCTGTTCTTCCCACAGAACGACCCGGACAAGGAGTACAACATGCCCAAGGACGGCACCGTGCACGAGCTCACGAGCAACGTAGGTGCTGCCCGGGGGCtcctggggcggggagggggcgcagGGGGCAGGATGGACTGCAAGGTGCTTAGTGCCCCCAGCAGACAGGGCCTTTCCCAGGAGGCCAAACCCACAGGGTGAAGCACGAAGTTTGCAGCCACCCTTTTCACTGGGCAGGCCCCTGGCCCTGTACCTGTCCTGGAATGGTCAGAGGGGTGAACTGTAGGAGGTGATCCGACCTTTGGGTCCTGCCCTTGACCTTCTTCCTGGACCTGTTTTCTCCCCACGCAGGCCATCCTCTTCCTGCAGCAGCTCCTGGACTTCCAGGAGACAGCAGGCGCCATGCTGGCCTCCCAAGGTACTTGGCACCTCCCAGCGGGGCCCCGTGCCCCACTCCTCCCTCTGGCCTGGAGACGTGGGGTTAGCCCCCTCTGGGTGAGGAGATTTCCCCCGCCCTGTGGAGTGGGAAGGAGATGTGGCCTGTGGCGGGACCCCCAAGCTGCTTGGGCCATCTGGGCCCAGCATCAGGAAAGCAGCCGGGGTATGACTACCTTTCCTGGCCTCCAGCCCCTCTCGGCTCCCTCCACTGTCCTCACTCTGGAGAGCAGAACTCACTTGTTTGGAGGTGCCcttcccgccccgcccctcctgcatttccccacctcctcctgtgTTGCCTTTCCTCCTAGCCCCGCCCCTCCTGCATTTCCCCACCTCCTCTTGTGTTGCCTTTCCTTCTAATTAGTCCAGTACAGCTGACCCCTTACAGCTGGCATCTCAGGGCCAGCCTGGTGTCTTCCCGGGACTGTGACTGCTGTCCTGGGACTGGGGCTCAGGAGGTTAGCACGTGGGGAAGAGCGCGCTTCCGAGCACTGAGACCCAGCCCAGCTTGTTGGGCCCCAGGCCTTCCCTTTTCCCCCCAGTCTAGGGGCAAGGAGCCAAGGTGCAGCCTCTGGCCTGTGGGTCTCCAGATGTCCACTTTCCAGTGTGTCGCTGGCCTTCAGGGGTCCAGCCTGGGCTGTCCTGCTGTCTGTTCCTGGCATCGCGGGGAGTGGTCTGCTTGGCTCGGGTGTTGCGGCCGTTTCTAACCTGTTTTTGCactttgcatcttcctccctcctttgtctctccccccttcccctctgtgcGCACTGCCTCTCACTGCGTAGTTCTTGGGGACACATACAATATTCCTTTAGACCCCCGAGGTAAGCAGCAGGGCTCCGCAGCCCCATCCTTCCCCTCTGAAGCCCCCTGAGTGAGGTTCCCTGGGGACAGAGGCACCTGGACAGACTCCCAGTAGGAGCGGGGTCAGAGGGCACACGGTTCCTTCCGGGTGCTCCCAACCCTCTCAGCTCCCTGACggccactttctgtctctgggtTTCTCCAGGCAGCATCTGCTGTGTCCAGCACCCTGAGTACACCCTTCAAGCTGGTCCAGCACCTCcctgtccccttcctcccccatccGCTCCCTTCCCCCCTTGGCTTTCTGCTCTGTGCAGCCAGCAAGTCTCTCTTCAGAAGGGCCTGGTAGAGGAGGTTGTGGGCAGTGGGGGTGAAGGGGGAGAGGCCACGGGGGGCCTATTCTAAGACTCTGTTGCTGACAAATGGGAGAAGTGGGCCTTGTCGGTACCCCCAGCATGGGTCGGGGGCTGGGTTGCAGAGGCTGTCCCGTTCCTGTCCTGCCAGCCTTCCTGCCGGCCCTGGGCCAGCTCATTACCCCTGCCAGCCCAGACCATGGAGGCGCCGGCCCTGGGTTCCAGGAAGAGTCCCAGGGAGCGCCCCCCACAGCGGGAAGGGAGCCCTGTAGCTCAGCACGTCCCCGGGAGGCTCGGGCCCCTCCCAGGGTTTCCTCAGCCACTCCGTGGGCCTAGGGGAGGCCAGAGAGGGTCTCGGCTGCTGCCACTGCTGTGTAACAGGACCCCTCCTCTCACAGAGACCAGTTCCTCAGCCACCAGCTACAGCTCCGAGTTCAGCAAGCGCCTCCTGAGCACCTACATCTGTGAGTGGCAGCCTCCGGGGCCcggcctccccgcctccccgcctccccgcctCTTCCCTTCCGTCTCCTCTCTGTGCTCTCCTGCTAGTCCGGTCTCACTCCTGAGCACCAGCGCCCCGCCAGCCAGCAGCCTCCGGGGtccggcctccctgcctccccgccTCTTCCCTTCCGTCTCCTCTCTGTGCTCTCCTGCTAGTCCAGGTCCCGCTCCTGAGCGCCAGCGCCCCGACTTTTAGAATCGCAGCCTGACCTCTGGTTGGGGGGCCGCGGGTGCTCGGCAAAAGGCTCCCAAGGCTGGTGGGGTCTCGAGTCCGGGAGGACAAGGAGCGACGGGTGGGAGTTGGTCTGTGGGCCCCATGATTGGGTCATTTGGGTCAGAATGCCACGGGAGGCGTGACCACATCCTGCCCTGTGCAGGTAAAGTCCTGGGCAACCTGCAGCTGAACTTGCTGAGCAAGTCCAAGGTGTATGAGGACCCGGCTCTGAGCGCCATCTTCCTGCACAACAACTACAACTACATCCTCAAGGCCCTGGAGAAGTAAGTGGCTACGGGTGCTGGTCTGCAGCTCTCACCTGCCCCTGCCTGTCCTGCCAGGGCTGGCTGTGCCCCCTCGTGTCCAGGGCGGGGAGGACGCCGCTTTACCCTTCACAGTCCCAGGacccagggaggtgggaggcaggCCCCACTGGTGTTCCTGCAGAGACCGGCAGCCTTTCTATCGTCCCCTCCTCTCTCGCCTGTTCCCACCCCAGGTCTGAGCTGATCCAGCTGGTGGCCGTGACCCAGAAGACTGCCGAGCGCTCCTACCGTGAGCACATTGAGCAGCAGATCCAGACTTACCAGCGCAGGTGGGCCTCTGCCCACCCTCCCGCTCCCCGACCTGTGTACCCACCAGTAACGCTTGCTTCTCAGAGCCTCGGGATGCCGGGCCCAGTCAGAGTGGGCTCAATGACGGGGAACTGCCACCCTGTGAACCCCAATCCTCTACTTGTTTTTTAATCACACTCGTGGGGTGGAGAAGGGTAGTTGCCAAGGGTGACGACTAAGATGGTTGAAGGGCTGCCCGTCAGAGATGTGGGTAACGTTTAGACCAGGTGAAGAGCAAGCCCACAAGGTCCCTTGAACTTGGCTGAGCCCCACTACAGGGCTGTCTCTGCCCCTCTCCTCCTGTTTCTTAGTTTGTgcgtctctctctccctttgtgtGTTTCTTCCTCGTGACCATATCTCCCTCTGCTTTCCCATTTATCTGTCCTCCGTTCCCTTTTTCCTCATCTCCTTCTCCATCTTAATTGGACATGATATCAACGTGAAGTGTAGTTGGTAGTGTTTGTTCAATTTATTGAATGTTGTTTTCTGTCCTTAATTTTAAAAGCGAGCAGCTTGAACATTTTTATTCCCAAGGAAAAAGATCTCAGCTATGTTTTGCTTAGTTATGACCCACACTGATCCCTGCCCTCACCCTCTCCCCCAGTAGatcaagagatttttaaaaaacaaagcagtccAGCCCCAGGGAGGGAGCAGCTGCCTGAGGctgtccctcctctgccctctgcttccctccctgcctggcAGTTGGTTAAAGGTGACTGATTACATCGCTGAGAAGAACCTGCCTGTGTTCCAACCCGGAGTCAAGGTGGGCTGAAGGCCTGGGCTGGGAAGGGATGTCTAGCAGATGTGGTGCTTTCTGTTGTGTCTCTGGGAAAAAACAGACAACTGGGATGAGAAAGCAGAGGACGCCCGTGGCCATCCAGGCAgcaggggagaggcctgggctTGGGGTTTGGGGAAGGAGCAGGGGCAGGACGATCCTGTTCTGAGGGACGCTTTCTCTGCCGTCTCCCCTGGCCCCCCAGCTTCGGGACAAGGAGCGGCAGGTGATCAAGGAACGTTTTAAGGTAAGTCAGGCTCCTCCCTGCTCCACTGATCGCTGCTGCTACTGTAGCAACACAGACTCAAACCTTTGTCTCTGGGTCACTTCTGTTTCCACCATTTTGGTGACCAGGGCTTCAACGATGGCCTGGAAGAATTGTGCAAGATACAGAAGGCCTGGGCTATTCCCGACACGGAGCAGAGGGACAAGATCCGCCAAGCCCAGAAAAACATTGTTAAGGAGACCTACGGGGCCTTTCTGCACAGGTTAGCCCTCCgtctctgccctcccagccccacgctCCCCGTTGCCCCGGCTGGACCACTGGGTCCTTCTCTTCTTCAGGGAAACCTGGAGAGGGTGGTGGGTTTGGGTGGCAGATCCAGTGCCCAGGGCTTTGGTGTGGGGCCAGACCCAGACATCACCCAGGGGCACCCCATCGGGAGGGCCTTAGgctgaggcagagctggggaggggccaGGCATCCCCACTGACCTCAGCGCCTGGTCAGGTATGGCAGCGTGCCCTTCACCAAGAATCCTGAGAAGTACATCAAGTACCGCGTGGAGCAGGTGGGCGACATGATCGATCGCCTGTTTGACACCTCCGCCTGAGCCACCACCGCCCAGCCTGGCTCTGCCGACCAGCCATGTTATCGGACAGATAAACCGGTGTTAACTTGCCTCTGGGCCCTGGGGTCTTTCTCCACCACCCCGACCAGGAGCCTTGTCCCTGAGCCCTCGGGTCCTGGTTTGCCCTTCCTCTCGCGGCCCCCATTCCCCACACAAGCAGCGCTCTCCCGGAACTCTGGGGTTCCTCCGCACCTTGGGCTTCATGACCCTGACTGCGGCCCGCAGGGGCCACGTGACGGCTTCaaggcaggaaggacagagaaggAAGACAGAGGTCTGTGCCCTCAGCCGCCTTGTGTGGACAGGAGCAGGAGAGCAGAGCAGGCCCACCCCCGGACCAGCTCCGACTTGGGGATGGAGAACCCCCTTCAGCCCGGGCGTGAGGGTTGGGCTCGGAGGAGCAGGCCACACTGCAGCCACAGGGCCTGGAGAAGGGCAAGCAGGGTTGACCCGCGCTCGGACTCAGTGCAGAGACCGCATTCCCCATCCCCGCAGTCCTGCGGTCTGGGGGGTTCTGCCCCCGAGGCATCCCCCCGGTGGCTGGAGCGGGAGTGctctgtcccctgccctctgggggCCAGTGCTCCGCAGGACTTCACAGAAGGAGTTCTGACAACCCCGTGCCTGGAGCCAAGCAGCAGTGGTTGCAGAGGAGCAGTTAGGCTGCGTGTGGGGACTGGGTGACCAGTGAACAGTCGTGAGACGATCTGGGGCAGAGTGGGGGTCGGGGGCATGAGATGGGCCCCACCTACTTTGACAAGAGTGAACAGCTGAGCTCAGTGAAGACCAACCCC
This window encodes:
- the EXOC7 gene encoding exocyst complex component 7 isoform X3, whose amino-acid sequence is MIPPQEASARRREIEDKLKQEEETLSFIRDSLEKSDQLTKNMVSILSSFESRLMKLENSIIPVHKQTENLQRLQENVEKTLSCLDHVISYYHVASDTEKIIREGPTGRLEEYLGSMAKIQKAVEYFQDNSPDSPELNKVKLLFERGKESLESEFRSLMTRHSKVVSPVLILDLISGEDDLEVQEEVPLEHLPESVLQDVIRISRWLVEYGRNQDFMNVYYQIRSSQLDRSIKGLKEHFRKSSSSSGVPYSPAVPNKRKDTPTKKPVKRPGTIRKAQNLLKQYSQHGLDGKKGGSNLIPLEGRDDMLDVETDAYIHCVSAFVKLAQSEYQLLTDVIPEHHQKKTFDSLIQVLPLGPDQMPQHELSLQKLEFGPGMRSTALNSSHYLHLPSWGSVLGGVSRSGPPHWGHTSPTPLQVPSPSLGTGCLPPPLSPLPAPLSQDALDGLMLEGENIVAAARKAIIRHDFSAVLTVFPILRHLKQTKPEFDQVLQGTAASTKNKLPSLITSMETVGAKALEDFADNIKNDPDKEYNMPKDGTVHELTSNAILFLQQLLDFQETAGAMLASQVLGDTYNIPLDPRETSSSATSYSSEFSKRLLSTYICKVLGNLQLNLLSKSKVYEDPALSAIFLHNNYNYILKALEKSELIQLVAVTQKTAERSYREHIEQQIQTYQRSWLKVTDYIAEKNLPVFQPGVKLRDKERQVIKERFKGFNDGLEELCKIQKAWAIPDTEQRDKIRQAQKNIVKETYGAFLHRYGSVPFTKNPEKYIKYRVEQVGDMIDRLFDTSA
- the EXOC7 gene encoding exocyst complex component 7 isoform X5; the encoded protein is MIPPQEASARRREIEDKLKQEEETLSFIRDSLEKSDQLTKNMVSILSSFESRLMKLENSIIPVHKQTENLQRLQENVEKTLSCLDHVISYYHVASDTEKIIREGPTGRLEEYLGSMAKIQKAVEYFQDNSPDSPELNKVKLLFERGKESLESEFRSLMTRHSKVVSPVLILDLISGEDDLEVQEEVPLEHLPESVLQDVIRISRWLVEYGRNQDFMNVYYQIRSSQLDRSIKGLKEHFRKSSSSSGVPYSPAVPNKRKDTPTKKPVKRPGRDDMLDVETDAYIHCVSAFVKLAQSEYQLLTDVIPEHHQKKTFDSLIQVLPLGPDQMPQHELSLQKLEFGPGMRSTALNSSHYLHLPSWGSVLGGVSRSGPPHWGHTSPTPLQVPSPSLGTGCLPPPLSPLPAPLSQDALDGLMLEGENIVAAARKAIIRHDFSAVLTVFPILRHLKQTKPEFDQVLQGTAASTKNKLPSLITSMETVGAKALEDFADNIKNDPDKEYNMPKDGTVHELTSNAILFLQQLLDFQETAGAMLASQVLGDTYNIPLDPRETSSSATSYSSEFSKRLLSTYICKVLGNLQLNLLSKSKVYEDPALSAIFLHNNYNYILKALEKSELIQLVAVTQKTAERSYREHIEQQIQTYQRSWLKVTDYIAEKNLPVFQPGVKLRDKERQVIKERFKGFNDGLEELCKIQKAWAIPDTEQRDKIRQAQKNIVKETYGAFLHRYGSVPFTKNPEKYIKYRVEQVGDMIDRLFDTSA
- the EXOC7 gene encoding exocyst complex component 7 isoform X12: MIPPQEASARRREIEDKLKQEEETLSFIRDSLEKSDQLTKNMVSILSSFESRLMKLENSIIPVHKQTENLQRLQENVEKTLSCLDHVISYYHVASDTEKIIREGPTGRLEEYLGSMAKIQKAVEYFQDNSPDSPELNKVKLLFERGKESLESEFRSLMTRHSKVVSPVLILDLISGEDDLEVQEEVPLEHLPESVLQDVIRISRWLVEYGRNQDFMNVYYQIRSSQLDRSIKGLKEHFRKSSSSSGVPYSPAVPNKRKDTPTKKPVKRPGRDDMLDVETDAYIHCVSAFVKLAQSEYQLLTDVIPEHHQKKTFDSLIQDALDGLMLEGENIVAAARKAIIRHDFSAVLTVFPILRHLKQTKPEFDQVLQGTAASTKNKLPSLITSMETVGAKALEDFADNIKNDPDKEYNMPKDGTVHELTSNAILFLQQLLDFQETAGAMLASQVLGDTYNIPLDPRETSSSATSYSSEFSKRLLSTYICKVLGNLQLNLLSKSKVYEDPALSAIFLHNNYNYILKALEKSELIQLVAVTQKTAERSYREHIEQQIQTYQRSWLKVTDYIAEKNLPVFQPGVKLRDKERQVIKERFKGFNDGLEELCKIQKAWAIPDTEQRDKIRQAQKNIVKETYGAFLHRYGSVPFTKNPEKYIKYRVEQVGDMIDRLFDTSA